Below is a genomic region from Citrobacter europaeus.
CGCAGATACGTCCGCAGGCGGTGAAACGCGTCTGTTACTGGATGTCAAACTGGAGGACGGCTGGAAAACCTACTGGCGTTCGCCGGGCGAGGGCGGCGTCGCGCCTGCTATCGCCTGGAAAGACGAAATGCCAACGGTCGACTGGTTTTGGCCAACCCCTGCGCGCTTTGAGGTCGCCAATATCACTACCCAGGGTTATCACGATAAGGTGACGTTCCCGATGGTTGTGCGCGGTAGATCGCCAGCCACGCTTAGTGGCGTTTTGACGCTATCCACCTGTAGCAACGTTTGCCTGTTGACGGATTTTCCTTTTTCCGTGACGCCCACAGCTCAGGATCCGACTTTTGCCCATGACTATGCTCAGGCGATGGGGCAGATCCCGCTTGCCAGCGGTCTGACCGATACTCTGCACGCCGGAGCAAGGGCCGGAGAATTGGTCGTCGAGGCTCATCGCGCGGGAGGCTGGAATGCACCAGGGCTATATCTGGACGCCGTTGATGATGCGGATTTTGGCATGCCGCAAATTCACGTTGCAGGAGAGACGTTACGCGCCACGGTACCTGTTCATGATGGTTGGGGGGAAGGCGCGCCGGATTTACGCGGGAAGTCGGTCACGCTGGTGCTGGCAGATAACGGCGTTGCCCAGGAAAGTCGTCTTGTGATTGGCGAAGCCCCGGTTATTGAAAACGCCTCGCTCCCGTTGTGGCAGGTGGTGCTAATGGCGCTGTTGGGCGGCTTAATCCTCAATCTGATGCCCTGTGTGTTACCGGTTCTGGGTATGAAGCTGGGCTCTATTTTGCTGGTCGAGGAAAAAAAACGTCACCAGATCCGCCGTCAGTTCCTCGCATCGGTAGCCGGAATTCTGGTCTCGTTTATGGCCCTGGCGCTATTGATGACGGTGCTGCGTTTAACTAATCAGGCACTTGGCTGGGGGATTCAGTTTCAGAATCCGTGGTTTATTGGCGTCATGGTGTTGGTGATGCTGACGTTCAGCGCCAGCTTGTTCGGGTGGTTCGAATTCCGTCTGCCGTCGGCGATGACCACCACGCTGGCGACTCACGGCGGCAATGGTTTGTCGGGACATTTCTGGCAAGGCGCATTTGCGACTTTGCTTGCTACGCCGTGCAGCGCCCCGTTTCTGGGCACGGCGGTGGCGGTGGCATTGACCGCTTCGCTGCCGACATTGTGGGGGCTATTTTTCGCCCTTGGGCTGGGGATGAGCTTGCCGTGGCTGCTGGTGGCTCTGCGTCCCGGTCTGGCGCTGCGTTTGCCGCGTCCAGGACGCTGGATGAATATTTTGCGGCGTCTTCTCGGCATGATGATGCTGGGGTCGGCTATCTGGCTTGCGACGTTGCTGCTCCCACATATAGGGCTTGGTGGACAAGGTAGCGCGAAAGAAAGCGTGAACTGGCAACCGCTCAGCGAGCAGGCGATTGAGGATGCGCTGGCGCAACATAAGCGTGTATTCATTGACGTCACTGCTGACTGGTGCATCACCTGTAAAGTAAATAAATACAACGTATTGCATAAAGATGACGTCCAGGCCGCTTTGCAACAGCCGGACGTGGTGGCGTTACGCGGCGACTGGACGCTGACATCTGAAGCTATCACCGAATTTCTGAAAAAACGCGGCCAGGTTGCTGTGCCGTATAACCAAATTTATGGCCCCGGTCTGCCGGAAGGTCAGGTGTTGCCCACGTTGTTAACCCGCGATGCGGTACTGCAAATGTTGAACGATGCCAAAGGAGTCACCCCATGAAGATGATGATTGTTCTGCTGTTAACCCTGTTTTCAGCCGTCAGCGTAGCGAAAGAGCCTGCACCGTTTACCCCGGAACAGGAAAAGCAAATTGAAGCATTAATTCAGGAAGCCCTGTTTAACGATCCCAATAGCCCGCGGATTGGCGCCAGGCAGGCGAAACTGACCCTGATAAACTTCACTGATTACAACTGTCCATACTGTAAACAGTTAGATCCCATGCTGGAAAAAATAGTGCAGAAATATCCTGATGTGGCGGTGGTGATTAAACCGCTGCCGTTTAAAGGGGAAAGTTCGGAACTGGCGGCGCGGACCGTGCTGACCACCTGGCATCAGCATCCGCAGCAGTTTCTGGCGCTACATGAAAAACTGATGCAGAAGAAGGGGTATCATACCGACGTCAGTATTAAACAGGCGCAGGAAAAATCGGGGGCCAGTCCGGTTACGCTGGACGCCCAAAGTGCTGAAACGCTGAGCACTAACCTGCAACTGGCGCGACTGGTGGGAGTGCAGGGAACCCCCGCAACGATTATTGGTGATGAACTTATTCCCGGTGCGGTGCCGTGGGAAACCCTTGAGGAAGTGGTAAAAGAAAAACTGGCGGCGGCCAATGCTCAGTAAATTGCGCCGCTGGCTGCGCGAAGGACTGATCTTACTGGCGCTGTTAGCGGGGGGGATGCTGCTGATGGATGCCTGGCGCGCGCCGCAGCTACCTGCCTCTTTTGACAGCACGCCTTTACAAACGCTGGATGGTGAAACCGTCACGCTGGCGGCACTCAGCAAAGACGAGCCGGTGCTGCTTTATTTCTGGGCGAGCTGGTGCGGCGTATGCCGCTTCACGACGCCGGAAGTCGCCAGGCTGCGCTCGGAAGGGCAAAACGTGATGACCATTGCGCTACGCTCCGGGAGTGAAGCGGAAGTCTCGCACTGGCTGTCGCGTAAAGGCGTGGACTTTCCGGTCATCAATGATGCTAACGGGGCAATCTCCCGTAGTTGGGCGATCAGCGTTACGCCCACGTTGGTGGTGATGTCCCAGGGCCGGGTGGTATCAACAACCAGCGGCTGGACCAGCTACTGGGGCATGAAACTTCGGCTGTGGTGGGCAACAACGTTCTGATATTTATGCCGGGGGAACCCGGCATTTTCTTACGATAAAAAGGTAATAAAAACAGGTTGTTCTGATATTAAATCCCTAAACCATATACTAATGGCTATATATTTTTGATTTTTTCTGTAGTTGCAAATCTACAAAGGTAATGGCATATCTGATGGTGTTTTAAATATCTTATTTCTTACAGGGATTATAGAATAATGGGCAAGGGTAAAATTATTGTTGCATCAATGATGGTGTTTTGTGTCCTTATTTTTATTGCTGCTATTGCCTTTTTTATGATGTATCAGGGGGAACTAACTGAACCAACCAGTGAAGAGAAACATGCTGCTATTCTGCATGCCGCGGGTCTGCTGAAATCAGACGTGCAGGATGAAAAAACAATAAAAAATTTATTTCAACGTTATATTTTGTCGCGTAAGGTAAATCTGGATTCTGGTGAATGGGTGGCAGACGATGCCGTGACGCAGGAATGTAAAAAGCTCGCTCCGGAACATGATCCCGCGAAGATTTATCAGCGCTGTGCAATTGCAGATGTTTATCTGGTCAAGAATAAAAACAATAAAATTCAACAAATTATACTACCCATTTTCGGTAAGGGTGCGAAGTCGATGATGCATGCCTTTCTGGCCCTTGACCCAGACGGACGTACGGTTAAAAACCTGTATTACTACCAACAGCGGGAAACTCCATTTTTGGGTGCCAGAGTGGAAGATGAGAGTTGGCGTAAGCAGTGGCCGGGTAAAAAAGTGGTTGATAATAACGGGAAGCCAGTGCTGAGAATAACTCAGGAAAAATCGGGAAATATCGATGAATATACGGTAGATGGTATTTCTGGTGCAACTCTGACATCGATGGGGGTAGAGAACAGTATCAACTACTGGACAGGCGAGCAGGGCTATGGCCGTTTTCTGCAACGGATTACTCGTGATCCTGATATAATAGCGCCCTAATTATTTTTTGTATTAAATAATATTTGTCCTCATGCTCGCTGTCGACTTGATTTGCGTCAGCGAGTATTGGGCGAGTTCTATTCCTTAGAGTCTATAAATACTCCTGTCTTAACGTCTGCATCAATAAATCCAGACTGTCTCAATTCTGTATTCATCACATTTTCATGAAATAAATTTACATAACTTGTCACCTGTTGACATTTTTATGATCCAGGTCATGTACAGCACAATCAAAAATCGGTAATGATAATAATTATCATTTGTATTTTACGGGATGCGTGCCGTGCGTAAGTTCAGTTTTTTCCTGCTGACCACTTTCTGTAGCTTGTTTGTAAGCCTTCACGTATGGGCTGCTACAAACTATGCGCCGTTTATTGAGGATATTGAGCAACGTCTTGATAAAACGGCAGAACTTTACTCTCAACAGCAAACAGATGAGGCGCGACGCACGGTGCAAATGGCCTACTTTGAGGTATTTGAAAACCTTGAAGGTCCTATTCGAATCAACATTTCCGCCAGCAAAAGTTATGAGATGGAAAGCGCTTTTGGTGAGATCCGACGCATGATTGGCGAAAAAAAATCTTTCTCAGACGTGCAGGCCAAAATTGACTGGCTTAAAGCTTCGTTGCGTGAAGTTGAACCCGTGTTAGATGGCGGGCATCGTCTGGTTGCCGAAGAGCAGCACAATGCGTTTTCCAGAACGGATATCGCCGTACACTGGCAAGAGAGTTTTCGCATTATCGACGATTTGCTGGCCCAGGCGGTAAATAACTATCAGGCTGGGAATTTAAGCGTAGCCAGCCAGAACGTCCAGCAAGCGCACTATCAGGGTTTCAAAAACTCAGAGATGGAAATGTCGGTCAGACAGAATCGATCGGCAAAAGACGCAGCTGCGATCAATCAGCAATTTTCTGCGCTGATTGCGCTCACCGCGCAGCCGGATCGCCTGAATGATGTTTCATATCAGGTCACTACTTTGTTACAGGATATTGAGGATCTTCTGCCAGGTCTGGCCACTACCCGTGACGAACAGCAGGTTACAGCGGAACAAAATACGGGAAGTGCTCCAGTGGCTGAGGATGACAAAGCTCGCGCAGACTGGACTGCCGTGTCTTTAGGTATCCATCAAAGTATTCAGGACGCGATTGCCCGCTATCAGCAGGGCGATGCGAAGAATGCCATTCTGGATGTTCAAGATAGTTATTTTGACCGCTTTGAAGCCAGCGGTATGGAAAACAAGATTGGTTCTCGCGATTCGGCGTTTAAGACCTCGCTGGAGGCTTACTTTACGCGTCTGGTTAGTCTGATGAAAGCTGGTCAGCCAGTGGAAAGACTCAACGCCGAAGCCAGCGCGCTGGAGCAGGACTTACAAAAAGCGGTGGCGATGTTGGGGGAAGGAGAAGAGACCCAGTGGAGTCTGCTGCTCTATAGCCTGATGATCATTGTCCGCGAAGGTCTGGAGGCACTGCTTATCGTGGCGGCCATCGTAGCTTATATGGTGAAAAACAATCACCAGGATAAGTTGCCGCTGATTCGCCAGTCGGTGGTTGTCGCACTAATCGCAAGCGTCATTACCGCTGCGATATTCCAGCTCCTGTTCACTAATTCCGGTGCCAGTCGTGAATTGCTGGAAGGCGTAACGATGCTGATTGCCGTCGTTATGCTGTTCTTTATGAGCTACTGGTTACTGTCAAAAGTCGAGGCACGCCATTGGAAAGCCTGGCTGGAAGGAAAGCTGTCTCACTCACTTTCCCGCGGTTCACTGGTTGGACTCTGGCTGACAAGCTTCCTGGCTGTTTACCGTGAAGGGGCGGAGACGGTGCTGTTTTACTATGCCCTGGTCGGGGACGCGAATGATATTTCTGGCCATATGGCGATTGCAGCAGGTTTTGCTATCGGCTGTGTTGTCCTGCTGGCCGCCTGGCTCCTCATGCGCTACTCGGTCGTACGTCTGCCGTTGAAGCCATTCTTTATGTTTACCGGCAGTTTTATGTACCTGATGGCTTTTGTATTTGCGGGCAAAGGGGTTCTGGAACTGGTGGAAGGCAAACTGTTCCAGCCAACGTTGATTAACGGCATGCCTGAAATCAGCTGGTTGGGAATTTATCCCTACGTGGAAACGTTATTACCGCAGATTGTATTACTGCTTGCGGCGCTGGTGGCGCTGTGGGTGATGCGGCGGAAAAGCTCTGTTCCAGGGGAAACGATAAAAAATAATCTATAGCTGTTATTTAAGACGAGAGGATATGTCTGATGACCATGAAGAAAACCCTGATTGCCAGTGCAGTGATGGCGGGTATTTTCACTGCTCCGGCCGCGTTTGCCTTTAAGGAGTATCCGGCGGGCGAGCCTGTCACCATGAATGAGATGGAACTGGCCGCTGTGTATCTGCAGCCAATCGATATGGAACCGCGCGGCATGGGGTTACCGGCAGCAAAAGCCGATATTCACCTTGAGGCGGATATTCATGCAGTAGAAGGCAGTAAAAATGGTTTTGGCGCAGGCGAGTGGATCCCTTATCTGACCATCAGTTACACCTTAATTAACAGTGATACAGGTGAAAAACAAGAAGGTACTTTCATGCCGATGGTCGCCAGCGATGGTCCTCATTACGGCGCTAACATCAAGATGATGGGTGTGGGTAACTATAAAGTGACCTACCACATCGAGCCGCCGTCAAAAGCGGGAATGCATCGTCATACAGACAGTGAAACAGGCGTTGGCCGCTGGTGGAAACCATTTGATGTGAGCTATGAATTTAAATACGTCGGCCTGAACTAAGCGCTTTTCCCATCAGGCTGCTTTATTTGCCATGTTGGGCCGGGCAGTGCTCCCAATCCTATGTACGAGGTGTACCTATGATTTGTTTTGCGCTGCCCACATCCCACCTGACTGCAAACTATTCCCTCTGATGGGCAGGCTCTAAATTATCGATATATCTGGATAGTTACATCATTCAATCCGCCGTACAGAGTCGATGTTATGAGTTATTTTTTTGTCACGACACTACAGGTTTTTTTCTGCGTTGCGTTGCTCTCCGGGGTTCTCTGGAGTCGCAACGATCCCCCTTCTTTGCGCCCACTTGTCTGGACCTTACTCACAGGCTTAATCGTTGGTGTGTTGGTGGGGCTCACCCTCCGTGGTTCGCAGCCAGTGCAATTACTGCTGGTCGGTACAGAAGTGATGATTACGCTGTTGTTTGTGTTGAGCTTCTGGTGGGTATCAAACCGCATTCGCTACCTGTGGCAGGGGATTCTGGTGTTTGGCGCTGC
It encodes:
- a CDS encoding thioredoxin family protein; amino-acid sequence: MMTVFRQALLCLLLLWLPVSWAVEPGWLRSPDNDHASVRLRADTSAGGETRLLLDVKLEDGWKTYWRSPGEGGVAPAIAWKDEMPTVDWFWPTPARFEVANITTQGYHDKVTFPMVVRGRSPATLSGVLTLSTCSNVCLLTDFPFSVTPTAQDPTFAHDYAQAMGQIPLASGLTDTLHAGARAGELVVEAHRAGGWNAPGLYLDAVDDADFGMPQIHVAGETLRATVPVHDGWGEGAPDLRGKSVTLVLADNGVAQESRLVIGEAPVIENASLPLWQVVLMALLGGLILNLMPCVLPVLGMKLGSILLVEEKKRHQIRRQFLASVAGILVSFMALALLMTVLRLTNQALGWGIQFQNPWFIGVMVLVMLTFSASLFGWFEFRLPSAMTTTLATHGGNGLSGHFWQGAFATLLATPCSAPFLGTAVAVALTASLPTLWGLFFALGLGMSLPWLLVALRPGLALRLPRPGRWMNILRRLLGMMMLGSAIWLATLLLPHIGLGGQGSAKESVNWQPLSEQAIEDALAQHKRVFIDVTADWCITCKVNKYNVLHKDDVQAALQQPDVVALRGDWTLTSEAITEFLKKRGQVAVPYNQIYGPGLPEGQVLPTLLTRDAVLQMLNDAKGVTP
- a CDS encoding DsbA family protein encodes the protein MKMMIVLLLTLFSAVSVAKEPAPFTPEQEKQIEALIQEALFNDPNSPRIGARQAKLTLINFTDYNCPYCKQLDPMLEKIVQKYPDVAVVIKPLPFKGESSELAARTVLTTWHQHPQQFLALHEKLMQKKGYHTDVSIKQAQEKSGASPVTLDAQSAETLSTNLQLARLVGVQGTPATIIGDELIPGAVPWETLEEVVKEKLAAANAQ
- a CDS encoding protein disulfide oxidoreductase, with the protein product MLSKLRRWLREGLILLALLAGGMLLMDAWRAPQLPASFDSTPLQTLDGETVTLAALSKDEPVLLYFWASWCGVCRFTTPEVARLRSEGQNVMTIALRSGSEAEVSHWLSRKGVDFPVINDANGAISRSWAISVTPTLVVMSQGRVVSTTSGWTSYWGMKLRLWWATTF
- the nqrC gene encoding NADH:ubiquinone reductase (Na(+)-transporting) subunit C; protein product: MGKGKIIVASMMVFCVLIFIAAIAFFMMYQGELTEPTSEEKHAAILHAAGLLKSDVQDEKTIKNLFQRYILSRKVNLDSGEWVADDAVTQECKKLAPEHDPAKIYQRCAIADVYLVKNKNNKIQQIILPIFGKGAKSMMHAFLALDPDGRTVKNLYYYQQRETPFLGARVEDESWRKQWPGKKVVDNNGKPVLRITQEKSGNIDEYTVDGISGATLTSMGVENSINYWTGEQGYGRFLQRITRDPDIIAP
- a CDS encoding FTR1 family iron permease, with amino-acid sequence MRAVRKFSFFLLTTFCSLFVSLHVWAATNYAPFIEDIEQRLDKTAELYSQQQTDEARRTVQMAYFEVFENLEGPIRINISASKSYEMESAFGEIRRMIGEKKSFSDVQAKIDWLKASLREVEPVLDGGHRLVAEEQHNAFSRTDIAVHWQESFRIIDDLLAQAVNNYQAGNLSVASQNVQQAHYQGFKNSEMEMSVRQNRSAKDAAAINQQFSALIALTAQPDRLNDVSYQVTTLLQDIEDLLPGLATTRDEQQVTAEQNTGSAPVAEDDKARADWTAVSLGIHQSIQDAIARYQQGDAKNAILDVQDSYFDRFEASGMENKIGSRDSAFKTSLEAYFTRLVSLMKAGQPVERLNAEASALEQDLQKAVAMLGEGEETQWSLLLYSLMIIVREGLEALLIVAAIVAYMVKNNHQDKLPLIRQSVVVALIASVITAAIFQLLFTNSGASRELLEGVTMLIAVVMLFFMSYWLLSKVEARHWKAWLEGKLSHSLSRGSLVGLWLTSFLAVYREGAETVLFYYALVGDANDISGHMAIAAGFAIGCVVLLAAWLLMRYSVVRLPLKPFFMFTGSFMYLMAFVFAGKGVLELVEGKLFQPTLINGMPEISWLGIYPYVETLLPQIVLLLAALVALWVMRRKSSVPGETIKNNL
- a CDS encoding iron transporter, which produces MTMKKTLIASAVMAGIFTAPAAFAFKEYPAGEPVTMNEMELAAVYLQPIDMEPRGMGLPAAKADIHLEADIHAVEGSKNGFGAGEWIPYLTISYTLINSDTGEKQEGTFMPMVASDGPHYGANIKMMGVGNYKVTYHIEPPSKAGMHRHTDSETGVGRWWKPFDVSYEFKYVGLN